One window from the genome of Mucilaginibacter ginsenosidivorans encodes:
- a CDS encoding YybH family protein, giving the protein MKKILFSCILVLYTCFLFAQDREAVMKVLATQQDAWNRGDIEGFMQGYWKSDSLMFVGKTAPVYGWQTTLDHYKKGYPDRAAMGQLTFDIIQVRILDPANAFVMGGWKLKREKDEPGGYFTLWFRKINGEWKIVCDHTS; this is encoded by the coding sequence ATGAAGAAAATATTATTCTCCTGCATCCTGGTTCTTTACACCTGCTTTTTATTTGCGCAGGATAGAGAAGCCGTAATGAAAGTGTTGGCCACCCAGCAGGACGCCTGGAACCGCGGCGATATTGAAGGTTTTATGCAAGGCTATTGGAAGTCGGACTCGCTGATGTTTGTGGGCAAAACTGCCCCGGTTTATGGCTGGCAAACCACACTCGATCATTATAAAAAAGGGTACCCCGACCGGGCGGCCATGGGGCAACTTACTTTCGATATTATCCAGGTGAGGATACTCGACCCAGCCAATGCCTTTGTAATGGGCGGCTGGAAACTGAAACGCGAAAAGGACGAACCCGGCGGTTATTTTACGCTATGGTTCCGGAAGATAAATGGTGAATGGAAAATAGTTTGTGATCATACTTCATAG
- a CDS encoding carbohydrate kinase family protein, translated as MANQVLCFGEILWDTFDDGKKPGGAPMNVAMHLAQQQVNVAFASRVGDDEAGDELVEFLKRNNLFSDLIQRDPQLPTCEVTVELDEQQHATYIIPQPVSWDNIQLDNALVQSAVHTSAIVFGSLACRDETTRDTLLNLLNETKALKIFDVNLRAPHYTLSTIETLTARADVVKMNEDEAKLLIGGSKSDLRGMMNEFRSKYHPKTIVVTRGEHGAIVWHDHEFYDSPGCPATGGDTVGAGDSFLATFIAGLLAGENLQNVVDKACSVGAFVASKRGANPPYDDHIKKLLGLEK; from the coding sequence ATGGCAAATCAGGTTCTATGTTTTGGTGAAATACTTTGGGATACCTTCGACGATGGCAAAAAGCCCGGTGGAGCGCCTATGAACGTTGCCATGCACCTGGCACAACAACAGGTAAATGTGGCCTTTGCCAGCCGGGTTGGCGATGACGAAGCCGGCGACGAACTGGTGGAGTTCCTGAAAAGGAACAACCTGTTCTCTGACCTTATCCAGCGCGACCCGCAGCTACCCACCTGCGAGGTTACCGTCGAACTCGACGAACAGCAACATGCCACTTATATCATACCGCAGCCGGTATCGTGGGATAATATTCAATTAGACAACGCTTTGGTACAAAGCGCTGTTCATACCTCGGCTATTGTATTTGGCAGCCTCGCCTGCCGGGACGAAACGACCCGTGACACCTTGCTGAACCTGCTGAATGAAACGAAAGCGCTCAAAATATTCGACGTGAACCTGCGCGCCCCGCATTACACCTTGTCGACCATAGAAACTTTGACCGCCCGCGCCGATGTGGTGAAAATGAACGAAGATGAAGCAAAGTTGCTCATCGGGGGCAGCAAGAGCGACCTTCGCGGTATGATGAACGAATTCAGATCCAAATATCATCCAAAAACCATTGTCGTAACAAGGGGCGAACATGGTGCCATTGTATGGCACGACCATGAGTTTTACGACTCGCCCGGCTGCCCCGCTACCGGCGGCGATACCGTTGGCGCCGGCGACTCGTTCCTGGCAACTTTTATAGCCGGGCTGTTGGCCGGCGAGAATCTGCAGAATGTGGTGGACAAGGCCTGTTCCGTTGGTGCATTTGTAGCGAGCAAGCGTGGCGCCAATCCGCCTTATGACGATCATATCAAAAAGTTGTTGGGTCTTGAAAAGTAG